The following DNA comes from Flavisolibacter ginsenosidimutans.
AACGGGTGTGTTTAACCAAATGTGGAAGACGATAGGAGAGAATGTATCCAATTATAAAAGTTATCCACGCATTGTTGGCGAAACCGGCGGGAAAGATTTTGTGATTGCACACAGTTCTGCCGACCCGCAAGTAGTTGCCACGGCTTTGCTTCGCGGTGCGTTTGAATACCAGGGGCAGAAATGTTCCGCGGCATCAAGGGCTTATCTTCCTTCAAACATTGCGGAAGAAGTAAAGCAGTTATTAATTGCCGGTGTTAGTTCTTTCAAAATGGGAAGCGTTGAAGACTTCGGCAATTTTATCAACGCCGTGATTGACGAAAAAAGTTTTGACAAGATTGCGAAATACATTGACAACGCAAAAGCATCTCCCGATGCAACGGTGCTTGTTGGCGGAACGTATGATAAATCGCAGGGATACTTTATTCATCCTACCGTTATTGAAGCAAAAGATCCGAAGTATGTGACCATGTGTGAAGAAATTTTTGGCCCCGTGCTTACAATTCATGTTTACGATGCGGACAAGTTTGGCGAGACGTTGCATCTGGTTGATGAAACATCGCCTTATGCATTGACCGGGGCTGTAATTGCCCGGGATCGCTTTGCTGTTGAATTGGCAACTGAACGGTTGCGCAACGCGGCCGGTAATTTTTATATCAACGACAAACCAACGGGAGCCGTTGTAGGTCAGCAGCCATTTGGCGGCGCAAGAGCCAGCGGCACCAATGACAAAGCAGGCTCCATGATCAACCTTTATCGTTGGTTAAGTGCACGAACCATTAAAGAAACTTTTGTTCCCGCAACGGATTATCGCTATCCTTTTTTACGAGGGGAAAGCGAAGGAATCTAAATACGACAATCATAAAATTTGACGGCCGCAACCATTGCGGCCTTCTTTTTGTTTGCACCCCATAAAATACTAACGTATGAAAAAGACTCTCTTCATTGCACTTGCAGCCGCAGCAAGCTTCGCTGTACATGCGCAAAACGTTGACTTCGGATTGAAAGGTGGATTGAATTTGGCATCGTGGACAACTAACAGCAACGGAGCAGGCTATCAAAACCGGCTTGCTTATCACGTTGGCGGATTGGCGCAAATAAATCTTACACCGCAAATTGCGGTACAACCCGAAGTTGTTTATTCAAGCCAGGGAACCAAATACACACTTGGGTCAAATGAACACAGTCTTGCGCTTAATTACATCAACATACCCGTAATGGTGCAAGCCAAAATTGGCAGTGGCGTTTATGCCGAAGCAGGTCCGCAAATCGGTTTTCTTACAAGCGTGTCCGATAAAATCAACAGCACCGAAACAAATTATTTTACCACTCAGGATTTTAAAAATACCGATGTTGCCCTGGGCTTTGGACTGGGCTTTCAAGGCTCGTCGGGTATTGGTGTTGATGCCCGCTACAATCTTGGTTTAACCAATATCAACAACGCCGGTTCGAACGACATTAAAAACAACGTGCTTCAAATTGGTTTGTTCCTGAAGTTGAACGGAACAAGATCAAGGCGCTAATGTAGTTTTCCACATCATTATTTAATGGCCGTTTTTGCAAACGGCCTTCTTTTTGCAGAAAGCAGAAAAAAATGTTTATGAAGAAAGTTATTATTTGTGCGGTCGCAGTGATGTCAAGCTTCGTCTTGTTTGCACAAGCTCCCAAGTATGGTTTAAAAGCTGGTTTCAACATGGCAACGGTTACCAACGCAGGCGGTGATTTAAAGCCCGGCTTTAATGGTGGTATATTGGCTCACATTCACATTACACCGGCTTTTTCTTTGCAGCCGGAGGTGATGTATTCGAACCAAGGCACGAAGTATTCATCAAGCGATAAACTCTTGTTGAATTACATAAATGTTCCTTTGTTGTTGCAGTACAATTTCGACAACGGCTTTCGTTTGCAAGGCGGACCGCAAGTTGGTTTTCTTATTGAGGCAAAACACAAAATTGGCGACGTGGAAACCGATGTAGCAAACAGCTATAAAACAGTTGATTTTTCTATACCTCTTGGTTTTAGTTATCTCGGTTATTCAGGCTTTGGCGCGGATGCCCGCTACAACATTGGTGTAACAAAAATTGTCAAAAACAATTCGGGTGCTTACCGTAACGGCGTTTTGCAGTTGGGTGTGTTTTATCTTTTCGATCATCATCACAAGGCGCAGTCAGGTAAAAGAAGATAAACATGGAATAGCAGTTTGCCTCATAAACAAAAGAAGACCCGGGAAGAGCCTCTGCAATGCGGAGGCTTTTTTATTTGTGCAATTCCTTCAACAAATTTTGATAAAAACAGAAGTTCTATTTTTATCAAAATTTATTTTTTGAAGACTGTCATAACAGCCGAACAAATTAACCTTACCATCAAACGGCTTGCGCACCAGATACTCGAAAATCATCTGCAATTGCAGAACACAGTTATCATCGGGCTACAGCCCCGTGGCGTTTATTTGTCGGACAGAATTGTGGAAGAAATAAAACGCGAAACTTCAAACCTTCAGGTAAACTACGGAAAGCTGGACATTACGTTTTACCGCGATGACGTTCGCAAAGAATTGCACGTGCCAAACAAAACAGCCATTGATTTTTCGATAGAAGAAAGGGCCGTGGTGCTGATTGACGATGTTTTATACACCGGCAGAACCATTCGTGCCGCGCTGGATGCGCTGATGGATTTTGGCCGGCCGTCAAAAGTTGAGCTGATGGTTTTAATAGATCGCCGGTACAGCCGGCAGTTGCCCATTCAACCCGATTACACCGGCAAATCCATTGATTCCATCGTTACCCAAAAGGTGAAAGTCTTGTGGCAGGAGAAAGACGGCAAAGACGAAGTGGTATTGATTTAAAAATGCCAATTTCAAATTGCAAAATCCAAATTTGAAACCCGCTATCTTTGAACTTTAATGGCACTTTCTACGCGACATTTACTCGGCATTAAAGACCTTACGCCTGCCGATATTTCTCTTCTTCTTGATACGGCCAAACAATTTAAAGAAGTGTTGCAGCGGCCTGTAAAAAAAGTTCCGTCGCTCCGCGATGTTACCATCGTCAACCTTTTTTACGAAAACTCTACCCGAACACGCATTTCGTTTGAACTGGCGCAAAAGCGATTGTCGGCAGATGTGATCAATTTTAGTGCATCGGGTTCTTCGGTTTCAAAAGGAGAAACGTTGCTGGATACGGTGAACAATATCTTATCCATGAAAGTTGACATGGTGGTAA
Coding sequences within:
- a CDS encoding porin family protein gives rise to the protein MKKVIICAVAVMSSFVLFAQAPKYGLKAGFNMATVTNAGGDLKPGFNGGILAHIHITPAFSLQPEVMYSNQGTKYSSSDKLLLNYINVPLLLQYNFDNGFRLQGGPQVGFLIEAKHKIGDVETDVANSYKTVDFSIPLGFSYLGYSGFGADARYNIGVTKIVKNNSGAYRNGVLQLGVFYLFDHHHKAQSGKRR
- the pruA gene encoding L-glutamate gamma-semialdehyde dehydrogenase, with product MSIGTFSYPIPINEPVHSYAPGSAEREALKRTLTQLKSEQIDVPMYIGGDEVRTGKLVALNPPHEKKFLLGHYHAGNESHVRQAIDCALEAKEAWANMNWEDRAGIFLKAAELISTKYRYHMNGTTMLGQSKNVYQAEIDSACELIDFLRFNVHFLSEIYKQQPISAAGMHNRTEWRPLEGFVLAITPFNFTAIGGNLPTSAALCGNVVVWKPAHTQVYSAQMFLRILKEAGLPDGVINLIYVDGPTLGKVCFSHRDFAGVHFTGSTGVFNQMWKTIGENVSNYKSYPRIVGETGGKDFVIAHSSADPQVVATALLRGAFEYQGQKCSAASRAYLPSNIAEEVKQLLIAGVSSFKMGSVEDFGNFINAVIDEKSFDKIAKYIDNAKASPDATVLVGGTYDKSQGYFIHPTVIEAKDPKYVTMCEEIFGPVLTIHVYDADKFGETLHLVDETSPYALTGAVIARDRFAVELATERLRNAAGNFYINDKPTGAVVGQQPFGGARASGTNDKAGSMINLYRWLSARTIKETFVPATDYRYPFLRGESEGI
- the pyrR gene encoding bifunctional pyr operon transcriptional regulator/uracil phosphoribosyltransferase PyrR; this translates as MKTVITAEQINLTIKRLAHQILENHLQLQNTVIIGLQPRGVYLSDRIVEEIKRETSNLQVNYGKLDITFYRDDVRKELHVPNKTAIDFSIEERAVVLIDDVLYTGRTIRAALDALMDFGRPSKVELMVLIDRRYSRQLPIQPDYTGKSIDSIVTQKVKVLWQEKDGKDEVVLI
- a CDS encoding porin family protein yields the protein MKKTLFIALAAAASFAVHAQNVDFGLKGGLNLASWTTNSNGAGYQNRLAYHVGGLAQINLTPQIAVQPEVVYSSQGTKYTLGSNEHSLALNYINIPVMVQAKIGSGVYAEAGPQIGFLTSVSDKINSTETNYFTTQDFKNTDVALGFGLGFQGSSGIGVDARYNLGLTNINNAGSNDIKNNVLQIGLFLKLNGTRSRR